TGGATATTCCTAGTTTATTAGATATTTTCTCAAGAATTGATTTCCTTGTTTGCTCAGTTAGGGCGGTATTTTGTCTGGCTGATTCATCAAAAACACTTCTCCTAATTTCTATCGCAGTGAGATTTTTTAACAATTCGATTGTCTGATTTGAATAGTTATGATGAGGATTATTTGAGTGAATTTGCGAAATGGATTTAAATGTACATCTTTTTTCTAAAATTGCAGCTAATCCTCTAATAAGCTTATAGTCTTTATAAGTTTGCTCCAGACCCTTTAGAGACTGGCTTAACTTTTCTTTTATAAGGTTATGTTGATAGGAATATTCAAAAACTTGTATGACTTGTTTCGCTATCTCGATGTCTTTAGAGTTCTCTTCCAAAGAACATAAAATGGGATATATTTTATAATTTTTATGATCCAATTTACATCTGAGTAAATCTGAAGATATCATTTTTTATTCACCAGCCATGTTCTGATCATACTCAAATTAATAGATGATATTGTCATTTAGTATTCATTGATCTGATTTATCTATTAATTGCTTTTTATTGTTTATCCCTTTGTTTCTTCTGTTGCTAGTGAAGATTTCACTTGTATCGGATGAAATTATTTCAATAAGATTAGCCACGTTTTCAACATCCATTTTAGGTCTGAGTAATCTTCCTAGTCGTTGAACAAATTCCCTTTTACTTCCTGTACCACTTAATATTATGCCCATGTTAGCATCAGGAACATCTGTTCCTTCATCCAAAACCTTGGTGGCGACTATAATTCTGTATAGTCCTTTCTTGAATTTTTCTAATATTTCATTCCTTTCTTCATTCTTTGTCTTATGTGTTATGACAGGAATCAAAAATCGGTCTGAAATACTATAAGCCAGTTTAGTATGAACCGTAAAAATGATTATTTTGTCCATAATGTGATGTTTTAAGATGTTTTCTAATTCTACAATTTTAGCATAGCTATTTAGGGCTATATCTATAGCTTCATTTCTCAGAAGTAAAGCCTTTCTAAGATTGATATTGTTTGCAGATAGAATGATTAATTTTTCTAGTCTTATAGGATAAAAGATCTTAGATTCTTTTAATAACTGGTTATATTGAAAAATTTTTCGGTTATATTGTGATATTTCGTCTGGTAACATATTTACTTTTACTTTTTTCAACCTAAATTTGGCTAGATGGTTAGCTTGAGATAATTCATAAAAATCTTTACTGAATACTATATTTCCTACTAATTTGTAAATATTCACATGTTTGCGATCTTCTCGCTCTATTGTTGCGGTTAAACCTAATCTATATGGAGAAATAAATTGTTCTCCAATCAATGAATATTTATCAGAAGCCAGATGATGAACTTCGTCGAATATTAAGAATTCAAATTTGTTACCTAGATATGATGATTTTAAGTAAGCTGAATCATATGTTGTAATGGTAATACTTTTTATGTCTTCATTGCCTCCTCCAAGCTTGCCTATTTGGTTCTTCACCTTTAAGATATTTTCCATGGCTTCAAACCATTGTTCCATTAAATTTAATGTAGGAACTATTACAAGCGTTGAGGTATTAGTTTTCAATATCGCATTTAATGCAATTATTGTTTTGCCTGCACCAGTCGGTAGAATTATACATCCTTTCATATTATGTGTTATCCATCTTTTCAACGCTTCTTTTTGATAGTCCCTTAATTCCTTAGTGATACTGAATTGGTTCTTATTGAGCGGAATAATGTAGTCTTGTACTTTATCTATATAGTCAATTTTATTTCTTCTGAAATAATGAATTATTTCTGGATAATAGATACCTAGAGCTCGATATTTATTAATTCTAGGGTCAAATACTGA
The Candidatus Nitrosocosmicus arcticus DNA segment above includes these coding regions:
- a CDS encoding DEAD/DEAH box helicase → MTELIYDKGTILLNGDFHTPYSVFDPRINKYRALGIYYPEIIHYFRRNKIDYIDKVQDYIIPLNKNQFSITKELRDYQKEALKRWITHNMKGCIILPTGAGKTIIALNAILKTNTSTLVIVPTLNLMEQWFEAMENILKVKNQIGKLGGGNEDIKSITITTYDSAYLKSSYLGNKFEFLIFDEVHHLASDKYSLIGEQFISPYRLGLTATIEREDRKHVNIYKLVGNIVFSKDFYELSQANHLAKFRLKKVKVNMLPDEISQYNRKIFQYNQLLKESKIFYPIRLEKLIILSANNINLRKALLLRNEAIDIALNSYAKIVELENILKHHIMDKIIIFTVHTKLAYSISDRFLIPVITHKTKNEERNEILEKFKKGLYRIIVATKVLDEGTDVPDANMGIILSGTGSKREFVQRLGRLLRPKMDVENVANLIEIISSDTSEIFTSNRRNKGINNKKQLIDKSDQ